GGCTTCTGTGACTTCTGTGACTGTGAGCCAGCTGCTCTCCCCCTCTGCGTCACCTTCCTCTAGCGCATGTAGAGTAAAGAACATGGAGAGCTGAGCTCCGGGAGCACTTCCAGCTCTGACTTAGAGCCTTGGACTTAGGGGAGCGTGGAGATGAATGTAGGAGCAGGTTAGAGAAGTGAGGGGAGGGATACACGGTGGTGAGAGGCCGACTCAGAACCCAGGTGAGCGTGTGTGCAGGGAGTGGACACATGAGTGTCGAGAACGatggcacagagaaagagggtgtCTTTCTTGGCACGTGCCAGGTAACTATAGTTGACCTTTGAGCAACGGGTTTGAGCTGCAGGGGTCCACTTGTACGTGGGATTTGTTCAGTCGGTGCTGTAAATATATTTGCtctcatgattttctttcttttttcttaagttttttttttttttttttagtgtttgtttatttttgagagagatggagacagcatgagcggaggaggggcagagaaagggagagagagaatcccaagcaggttccgtgctgccagcacagagcctgatgcagggctggaaccccatgaaactgggagatcatgacctgagccgaaagcaaaagttggacgtttaactgactaagtGCCCCCCCCCTTATGGtttacttaatattttgttttcactaGTGTtgttttaagaatacagtatataatacctGTAACATACAAAACATACGTTAACCGACTGTTTATATTGTCAGAAAGGCTTCTGGTCACCAGTAGGCTATTTGATGTTGTTTTCTGGGGAGTCCAGAGTTATACACAGGTCTTGGACTACGTGGAGGaggcccccaccccaacccctgtgttgttcaagtgtcaactgtaattaattgtttttcctctgtagggaagaaaaagaagaaaactcgAGGCGATCATTTTAAACTTCGCTTCCGAAAGAACTTTCAGGCCTTGCTAGAGGAGCAGGTGAGAGGGCGTGGCCCCGGGGACTGGGAGGGCCCCACGGGGAAGGAAGGAGCCCGCAGAGGTCCTTGTCCCAGGTCGGTGTTTGCCACGTGGGTGGGCGGAGGAGGTGTGGAGCCTTCCCTTTGTCTCTACAGAACCTGAGCGTGGCCGAGGGCCCCAACTATCTGACAGCCTGTGCGGGTCCCCCCTCCCGGCCTCAGCGGCCCTTCTGTGCCGTCTGCGGCTTCCCCTCCCCATACACCTGCGTCAGCTGTGGCGCCCGGTACTGCACGGTGCGCTGTCTGGGCACCCACCAGGAGACCAGGTGAGCTCAGAACCTCCCCCTGCGCCCACATCCTCTCCTTCCTATCCCCCAGCCTCCCGggacctctcctcctcctgggcctccaCTGCCTGCAGGTGCCTGAAGTGGACTGTGTGAGCCTGGGAGTCCCCAGAGGGGAAGGCCCTCTGCACCCCACCTCAGCCTCGGAGAAGGCTTGGCCAAGGAGAGAGGTGCTCTTCTGGACCGAGAGAGGAGCTGTTCACTCGCCCGGCAAAGCTGTGTCCTACCTGCCAGGGAAGACAGGCCTAGTCCCGGGGGCTGTTTGGGGGGAAATGGGCTGGGCCCTCAGCGTGCTGTTGTAATAAAAGGTGTCATCCGAGGAGGAACCTGCCTCTTTGGTCACGTGGTGGTTTGGGCACGAGGGTCACGGGTCTCTGTGCTGTTCACTGCTCCGTGGGTTTTCCTTCTATGCGTCAGTCACCCCTCCCACTGTCTGTCTCCCTGGGTTCCCTGACCGAGGAAGATTTTGTCCCATTCTGCTGCCACGCCCACATCTCAGCCTTCTTTGGCTGTCGCTTTATGTCATTTTTTGATGATGGATGCGGTgcatttgcttttgctttttgtttctgtagTTCTCCCGAGTATCATTTGAGCACAGTTAGGACTGGGTGACAGGGAAGTGGagtgagggctgggggtggggcacaggagGAGACTGAGGGAGGAGCCAGCCCCCTGTCTTCATCCTCTGATACTTAACCAGGTAGAGCGATCAGCCCTCACCCTTGGTGCTGCCTCCAGAGGAGGCTGCT
This window of the Neofelis nebulosa isolate mNeoNeb1 chromosome 18, mNeoNeb1.pri, whole genome shotgun sequence genome carries:
- the ZNHIT1 gene encoding zinc finger HIT domain-containing protein 1 isoform X1, which encodes MVASSEGRRKGNNISQKTTVRSQDPGQRRVLDRAARQRRINRQLEALENDNFQDDPHAGLPQLGKRLPQFDDDADTGKKKKKTRGDHFKLRFRKNFQALLEEQNLSVAEGPNYLTACAGPPSRPQRPFCAVCGFPSPYTCVSCGARYCTVRCLGTHQETRCLKWTV
- the ZNHIT1 gene encoding zinc finger HIT domain-containing protein 1 isoform X2, with amino-acid sequence MVEKKTSVRSQDPGQRRVLDRAARQRRINRQLEALENDNFQDDPHAGLPQLGKRLPQFDDDADTGKKKKKTRGDHFKLRFRKNFQALLEEQNLSVAEGPNYLTACAGPPSRPQRPFCAVCGFPSPYTCVSCGARYCTVRCLGTHQETRCLKWTV